In one Aromatoleum aromaticum EbN1 genomic region, the following are encoded:
- a CDS encoding IS1096 element passenger TnpR family protein, with amino-acid sequence MHQDDTNALDALHELFDHIIDEGIGVILDTHSFDALHARLRELMRPLAQAIVSEAGEDADDSQVDQAARAIATRAALDLWNHTPIPDNHFRPYKMDKPERNAPCPCGSQRKYKQCCGAVESPSLTLPPDEMAGRVLKRLPKERIGEIGALGVPVHALGMVAQAWFEQERFDDVVALLEPVFNDVRGLDERAELAADVLGNAWLALGDEARRLELIATLKRAPDKTLKSAAFQREATLNCDRGDFPAAWAAFGQAQRLTPNNPTLAHLEVLLLLAEGREAEARARVDFWAAKLARDPEFDHSELIGLLHQMLDVGRVDERLAALPEDYPERRLLLHIELEGIEPPIWRRLEVENSLTFAELHDILQAAMGWEDEHLHEFIVGDHHIGPTTDVELAWDDPALPSEEVELGQVIGRKKSFRYLYDFGDGWSHRITIEQRLPSTPTERPAVLLAGKRACPPEDCGGVSGYYRLLDALARPDSEENRETLEWLGDYKPDAFSLASVRKAVASLFTRI; translated from the coding sequence ATGCATCAAGACGACACCAACGCCCTGGACGCGCTCCATGAACTCTTCGACCACATCATCGACGAAGGCATCGGGGTCATCCTCGACACACACTCCTTCGACGCCCTGCACGCCCGCCTGCGCGAGTTGATGCGGCCGTTGGCCCAGGCCATCGTCAGCGAGGCGGGCGAGGACGCCGACGACAGCCAGGTGGATCAGGCCGCCCGCGCCATCGCCACGCGCGCCGCGCTCGACCTGTGGAACCACACGCCGATTCCCGACAACCACTTCCGGCCGTACAAGATGGACAAGCCGGAGCGCAACGCCCCGTGCCCATGCGGCTCGCAGCGCAAGTACAAGCAGTGTTGCGGCGCTGTCGAGTCGCCGAGCCTCACGCTGCCCCCGGACGAGATGGCCGGGCGGGTGCTCAAGCGCCTGCCGAAGGAGCGTATCGGCGAGATCGGCGCCCTCGGCGTGCCGGTGCACGCGCTCGGCATGGTGGCGCAGGCCTGGTTCGAGCAGGAACGATTCGACGACGTCGTCGCCTTGCTCGAACCCGTGTTCAACGATGTGCGCGGGCTCGACGAGCGCGCCGAGCTGGCCGCCGACGTGCTGGGCAACGCCTGGCTCGCCCTCGGCGACGAAGCCCGGCGGCTTGAGCTCATCGCCACGTTGAAGCGTGCGCCGGACAAGACGCTGAAGAGCGCTGCATTTCAACGCGAGGCCACGCTGAACTGCGACCGCGGCGACTTCCCGGCCGCGTGGGCCGCCTTCGGGCAGGCTCAACGCCTGACACCGAACAACCCGACGCTGGCGCACCTCGAAGTCCTGCTGCTGCTCGCCGAGGGGCGGGAGGCCGAAGCGCGGGCGCGAGTCGATTTCTGGGCCGCAAAACTTGCCCGCGACCCCGAGTTCGACCATTCGGAGCTCATCGGCCTGCTCCACCAGATGCTCGACGTCGGCCGGGTGGACGAGCGCCTCGCAGCGTTGCCCGAAGACTACCCGGAACGGCGCTTGCTGCTGCACATCGAACTCGAGGGCATCGAGCCGCCGATCTGGCGCCGCCTGGAAGTCGAAAACAGCCTGACATTCGCCGAGCTGCACGACATCCTGCAGGCGGCAATGGGGTGGGAGGACGAGCATCTTCACGAGTTCATCGTCGGCGACCACCATATCGGGCCTACGACCGACGTCGAGCTGGCTTGGGACGATCCGGCCTTGCCGAGCGAAGAGGTCGAGCTCGGCCAGGTGATTGGGCGCAAAAAGTCCTTCCGCTACCTGTACGACTTCGGCGACGGCTGGAGCCACCGCATCACCATCGAACAGCGCCTGCCATCGACGCCGACCGAGCGGCCCGCCGTCCTCCTCGCCGGCAAGCGCGCCTGCCCGCCGGAAGACTGCGGCGGCGTGTCGGGCTATTACCGGCTCCTCGATGCCCTCGCCCGGCCGGACAGCGAAGAAAACCGCGAAACGCTCGAGTGGCTGGGCGACTACAAGCCGGACGCGTTCAGCCTCGCGAGTGTTCGCAAGGCAGTGGCGTCGCTGTTTACGCGCATCTGA
- a CDS encoding putative toxin-antitoxin system toxin component, PIN family, whose translation MGQIEGRDAAAAVPRAVLDTNVVLSALVFGGGVPGALRRAWQRGDFLPLVSRVTAAELVRVLTYPKFRLGAAEQEELLADYLPFCETATIPDPPPRTPACRDAHDLPFLELAIAGDAAWLVTGDADLHAVAAGFICPIVNAAFFLEHLRRPDA comes from the coding sequence TCGAGGGGCGGGACGCGGCGGCCGCCGTGCCGCGCGCGGTGCTCGACACCAACGTGGTGCTGTCCGCGCTGGTTTTCGGCGGCGGGGTTCCCGGTGCGCTGCGAAGGGCGTGGCAGCGTGGGGACTTCCTGCCGCTGGTCTCGCGCGTCACCGCGGCCGAGCTCGTGCGGGTGCTGACTTACCCCAAGTTCAGACTGGGCGCCGCCGAGCAGGAAGAACTGCTCGCCGATTACCTGCCGTTCTGCGAGACGGCCACCATCCCTGATCCGCCGCCGCGCACGCCGGCCTGTCGTGACGCGCATGACCTGCCCTTTCTCGAGCTGGCGATTGCCGGCGACGCGGCTTGGCTCGTGACGGGCGATGCCGACCTGCATGCCGTGGCGGCGGGTTTCATTTGTCCGATCGTCAATGCGGCGTTCTTCCTCGAGCATCTGAGACGACCCGACGCGTAA